Proteins encoded together in one Planctopirus ephydatiae window:
- a CDS encoding glucose-1-phosphate adenylyltransferase: MRNVVSVILGGGKGTRLYPLTKDRSKPAVPLGGKYRLIDIPISNCLNSGLNRIYLLTQFNSVSLHKHIRQTYRFDRFDGGFVEIMAAQQTMEGEAWYQGTADAVRKNMRHLEQKGIDYVLILSGDQLYRMDFQEMIATHQAAKADVTIAGLPVTREAARGFGVMRLDDTGKVLGFLEKPQTDEEIDLVKMDPKWIDAQGIESKGRDCLASMGIYLFNRDVLVDLLSRSDYHDFGKEIFPMSIRTHKVQVHLFDGYWEDIGTIRSFYDANLDLAKSSPPFSLADAKRPIFTHARFLPPVRLEGATATQTLIADGVAVGTGTVLENCVIGLRCRIGKKSTIRNTIIMGADSYETEAELAANRKLGIPPMGIGDGCVIDGAIIDKDCRIGNNVKITNCQTGTLPKDSPLVLQDGVLVVPKGTTLPDGWSLEALGASR, translated from the coding sequence ATGCGTAATGTTGTGTCTGTAATTCTTGGTGGTGGCAAAGGGACTCGCCTTTACCCTCTGACCAAAGACCGTTCCAAGCCTGCAGTTCCGCTGGGCGGAAAATATCGCCTGATCGACATCCCGATTTCCAACTGCCTGAACAGCGGGCTGAATCGAATCTATCTGCTGACTCAATTCAACTCCGTGAGTCTTCATAAGCACATTCGCCAGACTTATCGCTTCGACCGGTTTGATGGCGGATTTGTCGAGATCATGGCAGCCCAGCAGACCATGGAAGGAGAAGCCTGGTACCAGGGGACTGCCGACGCTGTTCGCAAAAATATGCGACACCTCGAACAGAAGGGAATCGATTACGTTCTGATCCTTTCCGGCGACCAGCTCTATCGCATGGATTTCCAGGAAATGATTGCCACACATCAGGCTGCAAAAGCCGATGTGACAATCGCCGGATTACCTGTCACCAGAGAAGCGGCCCGTGGCTTCGGTGTCATGCGTCTCGACGACACTGGCAAGGTACTCGGATTCCTGGAAAAGCCCCAGACCGACGAAGAAATCGATCTCGTCAAAATGGATCCCAAATGGATCGACGCCCAGGGGATTGAGAGCAAAGGCCGAGATTGCCTGGCCAGCATGGGGATTTACCTCTTCAATCGCGACGTACTCGTCGATCTGCTTTCCCGCAGCGACTACCACGACTTCGGGAAAGAGATTTTTCCCATGTCGATCCGCACCCATAAAGTTCAGGTGCATCTGTTCGATGGTTACTGGGAAGATATTGGAACCATCCGCTCGTTCTACGACGCCAATCTCGATCTGGCCAAATCGAGTCCGCCTTTCAGCCTCGCGGATGCCAAACGCCCGATCTTTACTCACGCCAGATTTTTGCCACCAGTCCGTCTCGAAGGGGCCACCGCCACTCAGACGCTCATTGCCGATGGAGTCGCTGTCGGGACGGGAACAGTTCTTGAGAATTGCGTGATCGGGTTGCGTTGCCGGATTGGTAAGAAATCGACAATTCGCAACACGATCATTATGGGTGCCGACTCATACGAAACTGAAGCCGAATTGGCAGCAAACCGTAAGCTGGGCATTCCTCCTATGGGGATTGGCGATGGCTGCGTCATCGACGGCGCCATCATTGATAAAGATTGCCGCATTGGAAACAACGTAAAGATTACTAACTGCCAGACGGGGACACTCCCTAAAGACAGCCCACTCGTGCTGCAGGATGGTGTTCTTGTCGTTCCCAAAGGCACCACCTTGCCCGATGGGTGGTCTCTGGAAGCACTAGGGGCATCACGCTGA
- a CDS encoding carbon storage regulator, which yields MLVLTRKTNETIQLGGSQITITVVNVGGGRVRLGIQAPSEVRIERLEKTSTRQLSEVTCK from the coding sequence ATGCTTGTTCTCACCCGCAAGACCAATGAAACCATCCAACTGGGTGGCTCCCAAATTACAATTACCGTTGTGAACGTCGGCGGCGGGAGAGTGAGACTGGGAATTCAGGCACCATCTGAAGTAAGGATTGAGCGGCTGGAAAAAACTTCCACTCGTCAGCTCTCCGAAGTCACTTGCAAGTAG
- a CDS encoding PVC-type heme-binding CxxCH protein has translation MDRLSFRVAMLAWVFAAALPMIPESFGQETYSPPISEKSDEAELAKSRFKFPKGVEVKLAASEPELANPVAFCFDEQGNLYVAETFRQSKGVEDNRSHMNWLQDDLSAQTVADRVAYMRKHIADADKRYTKEHDRIRKLEDRDGDGVYETATVFADGFNDIADGTGAGILAWNGNVYYTCIPKLWMLTDTNGDGVADQKKVLSEGYGVRFAFRGHDSHGLAIGPDGRLYFSIGDRGYNITTPEGKLVNPDRGAVFRCEPDGSNLEVFATGLRNPQELAFDNRGRLFTGDNNSDGGDKARWTYVMRQSDTGWRMNYQYLNDRGPWNREKLWHPAHPEQAAYIVPPILNFSDGPSGLTHNPGTGLPAKYDDWFFLADFRGTPAISGIRALVNKPKGAGFEIAESEMFIWGILATDVDFGYDSNLYVTDWVNGWEGLGKGRVYRFADAENTSGSEVAKLFREGFADRSLDGLTKLLSHADYRVRQRAQFALVSRQAIQVLAQQATKGSSIFARLHAIWGLGQLARQKLPTAELLLPLLADPSAEVREATCVVLGDLRYQPAAAPLGKLLKDADAHVQAQAAIALGQLKGHGQEEALVEALTVSNNTDPFLRHALVVGLTGVGDSQQIAALLKNPSPAVRLAAVVALRRMESADLGIALSDADPLIVLEAARAIHDLPATTHLEKLAAVPIAGTTSDSLARRILNANYRIGNVESALRVAQVAANSSISESLRIEAIEELLNWNSPAVLDRVLGDYRPLATRNVEIAAAIRPLLTSMLASPTKVREAATKLAAKYGIEEVQPILREAALSVKAESSERLAALSALKSLKDSQLTEIASKLIDDANPEVRAGAAAVLVKLDGARSMKYLETLTPQSPSVEVQQGIATLASLSDEQAQKTLDAWFLRLADRSAPPEVWLDLIEAAQRKKSEVSKKALASFESSRDANDHLSKHRELVAGGDIERGRDIFFNRSEVSCQRCHRVGSQGGEVGPVLTKIGAEKSSEYLLEAIVDPNRVIAKGFETAILGMEDGRVLVGIIKSESNGKLILQPAEGQPITVNVAEIEERSVGKSGMPEDLAGKISRRDLRDLVAYLASLKQDVDAAAHGSSSAHGAAHP, from the coding sequence ATGGATCGATTGAGTTTTCGAGTCGCCATGCTGGCTTGGGTTTTTGCCGCAGCATTACCCATGATTCCGGAATCTTTTGGGCAGGAGACCTATTCGCCACCGATCAGCGAAAAGTCAGATGAAGCGGAACTGGCGAAATCTCGATTCAAATTCCCCAAAGGTGTTGAGGTCAAGCTGGCGGCTTCAGAGCCGGAACTTGCCAACCCTGTCGCTTTCTGTTTCGACGAACAGGGAAATCTCTATGTGGCTGAGACATTCCGTCAAAGTAAAGGTGTGGAAGACAATCGCAGCCATATGAACTGGTTGCAGGATGACCTTTCTGCTCAGACTGTCGCTGATCGCGTGGCCTACATGCGGAAGCACATTGCCGATGCTGACAAACGCTACACCAAAGAACACGACCGCATTCGAAAACTCGAAGATCGCGATGGTGATGGCGTCTACGAAACAGCCACTGTCTTCGCTGATGGGTTCAACGATATCGCAGACGGGACAGGTGCTGGCATACTCGCATGGAATGGAAACGTCTATTACACCTGCATCCCCAAACTCTGGATGCTCACCGATACCAACGGCGATGGCGTAGCTGATCAGAAAAAAGTGCTCAGCGAAGGCTATGGGGTAAGGTTCGCTTTTCGTGGGCACGATTCCCACGGCTTAGCCATTGGTCCCGATGGCAGGCTCTATTTCAGCATTGGTGACCGCGGCTACAACATCACAACTCCTGAAGGCAAGCTCGTTAATCCCGATCGTGGGGCCGTTTTTCGATGCGAACCCGACGGCAGCAACCTTGAAGTCTTCGCCACAGGATTACGCAATCCTCAGGAACTGGCGTTTGATAATCGCGGACGCCTTTTCACTGGTGACAACAACTCAGATGGTGGCGACAAAGCTCGTTGGACATACGTCATGCGTCAGAGCGATACCGGCTGGCGCATGAACTACCAATATCTCAACGATCGTGGTCCCTGGAATCGTGAGAAGCTCTGGCATCCGGCTCATCCGGAACAGGCTGCCTACATTGTTCCACCCATCTTGAACTTTTCCGACGGGCCATCAGGTTTGACTCATAATCCGGGAACCGGCCTGCCTGCTAAGTATGATGACTGGTTTTTTCTGGCCGATTTTCGCGGGACACCTGCTATCAGCGGGATCCGCGCACTGGTGAATAAGCCCAAGGGGGCTGGATTTGAGATTGCCGAATCAGAAATGTTCATCTGGGGCATTCTCGCGACTGATGTCGACTTCGGATACGACAGCAATCTCTATGTCACTGACTGGGTCAACGGTTGGGAAGGCCTGGGTAAAGGCCGCGTCTATCGATTTGCCGATGCGGAAAATACCTCCGGTAGTGAAGTCGCAAAACTCTTCCGCGAAGGTTTTGCAGATCGATCCCTCGATGGTCTGACAAAGCTGTTGTCTCACGCTGATTATCGAGTGCGGCAGAGAGCACAGTTTGCCCTCGTTTCCAGGCAAGCCATCCAAGTGCTGGCTCAGCAGGCGACAAAGGGCTCGTCCATTTTTGCCAGACTGCATGCCATCTGGGGCCTGGGACAATTGGCGCGACAAAAACTTCCGACTGCAGAACTGCTTCTCCCGCTCCTGGCGGATCCTTCAGCCGAGGTCCGGGAAGCCACTTGCGTCGTTTTAGGTGATCTTCGCTATCAACCCGCTGCTGCCCCGTTGGGAAAACTGTTGAAAGATGCAGATGCTCATGTCCAGGCGCAGGCGGCTATTGCCCTGGGCCAGTTGAAAGGGCACGGTCAGGAAGAAGCCTTGGTTGAAGCTCTGACAGTAAGCAACAACACAGATCCGTTTTTGCGACATGCTCTGGTTGTGGGTCTGACAGGTGTGGGTGATTCCCAGCAGATTGCGGCACTGTTGAAGAATCCCTCCCCTGCCGTCCGCCTGGCGGCCGTGGTGGCATTAAGGCGTATGGAATCTGCCGATTTGGGTATTGCCCTCTCTGATGCCGACCCCCTCATCGTCCTCGAAGCGGCTAGAGCTATCCATGACCTCCCGGCAACGACTCATCTGGAAAAACTGGCGGCTGTGCCCATCGCTGGAACAACTTCTGACTCGCTCGCCCGCCGGATTCTGAATGCGAACTATCGTATCGGCAACGTTGAATCAGCCTTACGGGTGGCACAGGTTGCAGCGAATTCTTCGATATCAGAGTCATTGCGGATCGAAGCGATTGAAGAACTGCTCAACTGGAATAGTCCTGCTGTGCTTGATCGTGTCCTGGGTGATTATCGCCCACTGGCAACTCGAAATGTGGAGATTGCTGCCGCGATTAGACCTCTTCTGACGTCGATGCTGGCCAGCCCGACCAAAGTTCGAGAAGCCGCCACAAAGCTCGCCGCCAAGTATGGCATAGAGGAAGTACAGCCCATTCTGCGAGAAGCGGCTCTCTCGGTGAAAGCCGAAAGTTCCGAACGATTGGCAGCACTATCCGCTTTGAAATCATTGAAAGATTCTCAGCTGACAGAAATCGCCTCGAAGCTGATTGATGATGCGAACCCGGAGGTTCGAGCCGGTGCTGCTGCCGTCCTTGTCAAACTGGATGGTGCTCGATCTATGAAATACCTTGAAACGTTGACGCCCCAATCCCCCTCTGTCGAGGTGCAACAAGGGATCGCCACGTTGGCCAGTCTGTCGGATGAACAAGCACAGAAAACGCTGGACGCCTGGTTCCTTCGACTGGCAGATCGGTCGGCACCGCCGGAAGTCTGGCTGGACTTAATTGAAGCGGCTCAGAGGAAAAAATCGGAAGTCTCGAAAAAGGCACTCGCCAGTTTTGAATCTTCACGAGACGCCAATGATCATCTCTCGAAACATCGTGAACTTGTGGCTGGTGGTGATATCGAACGTGGTCGAGATATTTTCTTCAATCGCAGCGAAGTGAGTTGCCAGCGTTGCCACAGAGTCGGTTCTCAAGGTGGCGAAGTGGGGCCTGTCCTGACAAAAATTGGTGCTGAAAAATCGTCAGAGTATCTGCTCGAAGCAATTGTCGATCCCAATCGAGTGATTGCCAAGGGCTTTGAAACAGCCATTCTCGGTATGGAAGATGGCCGTGTGCTGGTGGGAATTATCAAGTCTGAGAGTAATGGAAAACTGATTCTGCAGCCCGCTGAAGGGCAACCCATCACGGTCAATGTGGCGGAAATCGAAGAACGCTCTGTGGGCAAATCCGGCATGCCCGAAGATCTTGCGGGCAAGATCTCCCGCCGAGATTTGAGAGACCTTGTCGCTTACCTGGCAAGTCTGAAACAGGATGTTGATGCGGCTGCTCACGGCTCAAGTTCGGCCCATGGTGCGGCACATCCGTAA
- a CDS encoding sugar nucleotide-binding protein, whose protein sequence is MQEIFVVGSETMVGHNWLKGSKIHDPEGSHEVSVVGLPLNAPASRLHEIIRESNSRNPGTSIVRRVVHCGGAGENGWAIGTSTPFISTRHVSDWARVCHELHLPMNLISSDAIFTGPWMFHPENSESICPSPAATHLRELEAAVLDASAGHLVVRTHPFGWHHEKGWLEQCLGALSKQSPIDMETTRHASPIYVRDVISMIQRAWAGGLSGTYHVSGAERISCAQFVHRLAQVFHLEAHRMRPLHPLEVRVSRFAAGETSLQTRKFRRALGISMPMFMDSLYALRDEAEAQNFLNQEVIAA, encoded by the coding sequence ATGCAGGAAATATTCGTTGTCGGTTCTGAGACAATGGTCGGTCATAACTGGCTCAAAGGATCAAAGATTCATGATCCTGAGGGATCGCATGAAGTCTCAGTGGTGGGCCTGCCATTAAATGCTCCTGCCAGCCGCCTGCATGAAATCATCCGTGAGAGCAATTCGCGAAATCCCGGGACAAGCATCGTTCGGCGTGTCGTGCATTGCGGTGGTGCAGGAGAAAATGGCTGGGCGATTGGCACCAGCACGCCGTTCATAAGCACACGGCATGTCAGTGACTGGGCCAGAGTCTGCCATGAATTGCATCTGCCAATGAACTTGATCTCTTCAGATGCCATTTTCACAGGCCCGTGGATGTTTCATCCAGAGAACAGTGAGTCGATTTGCCCTTCACCAGCGGCAACTCATCTGCGTGAATTGGAAGCCGCCGTCCTCGACGCATCAGCTGGCCACCTCGTCGTACGCACCCATCCCTTCGGCTGGCACCATGAAAAAGGCTGGCTGGAACAATGCCTGGGGGCATTATCAAAGCAGTCTCCCATCGACATGGAAACCACAAGACATGCCTCGCCAATCTATGTCCGCGATGTGATCTCGATGATTCAGCGTGCCTGGGCTGGTGGACTGAGTGGCACATACCATGTTTCCGGAGCCGAGCGGATCAGTTGTGCCCAGTTTGTCCATCGGCTGGCACAAGTCTTCCACCTGGAAGCGCACCGCATGCGGCCACTCCACCCCCTGGAAGTTCGAGTATCGCGATTTGCAGCTGGCGAGACTTCCCTGCAGACGCGAAAATTTCGTCGGGCTCTGGGAATCTCCATGCCCATGTTCATGGACAGCCTCTATGCCCTTCGTGATGAAGCAGAAGCTCAGAATTTCCTGAATCAGGAAGTGATTGCCGCCTGA
- a CDS encoding nuclear transport factor 2 family protein, translating to MNPFGEFWLITLCLAIATLICLIVWTRHRGKIAFSLASILGVLTVVVLAIDLSITTESEVAARRLTQLTSLFEAKSPEALGMISAKSPELREMVNAGMKIATVRDLRISDLTTRFTTDGSRAMVEFRISGDMDLVGFGNVGRQPAKFDTVWVKEDGLWKLFKVVRKNPLNDSPMELMRPSAS from the coding sequence ATGAACCCCTTTGGAGAATTCTGGCTGATCACACTTTGTCTGGCGATCGCGACATTAATCTGCCTGATTGTCTGGACTCGGCATCGTGGAAAAATCGCCTTTTCGCTGGCTTCAATTCTTGGTGTGCTAACAGTCGTCGTTCTGGCCATCGATTTGTCGATCACGACAGAAAGTGAAGTCGCTGCCAGACGACTTACCCAGTTAACGAGCCTCTTCGAGGCCAAAAGTCCGGAGGCACTTGGGATGATCTCAGCCAAGTCGCCCGAACTTCGAGAAATGGTGAATGCCGGGATGAAGATTGCGACAGTACGCGATCTTCGGATTTCGGATCTCACCACCCGCTTCACGACCGATGGGAGCAGGGCCATGGTCGAGTTCCGCATTTCGGGAGACATGGATCTGGTAGGCTTTGGGAATGTGGGTCGTCAACCAGCTAAGTTTGACACAGTCTGGGTGAAAGAGGATGGGCTCTGGAAACTTTTCAAAGTGGTTCGCAAGAACCCTTTGAATGACAGCCCCATGGAATTGATGCGTCCTTCTGCTTCGTAG
- a CDS encoding galactose-1-phosphate uridylyltransferase, translating to MKSELRVDPITNDVVLISPVRSERPVHLQAVSAPISRHSKPSSDSADPFLEGNEQLTESESLAIRTGSSLPNTPGWLVRCISNRYPAVFPLQEFGNQIPQGDELLSTVGSNKYLDLARQAPLAGIGLHDVVVECPHDETHLSRLSIDQIGLVISLWRDRLRAYIQDGHHWQYGLIFKNHGRLAGASLPHSHSQMMALPFVPPRLHNEFNACRVEYETRRVSLWSQLIEQEQLLKRRVVQKTSRFLVVAPYASRFPFELRILPLKAQAHFSSITDDDCKELATLLKRLLIALETVAHDPDYNLVVHMAPLREQELSAYHWRLEILPRMGGIAGFEWGTGAFINAVPPEIAAAQYREALS from the coding sequence ATGAAAAGTGAACTTCGAGTCGATCCAATAACGAACGATGTGGTTCTGATATCGCCCGTTCGCAGTGAGCGACCAGTTCATCTTCAAGCGGTTTCGGCTCCGATCAGTCGCCATTCAAAGCCATCAAGCGACTCAGCAGATCCATTTCTGGAAGGAAATGAGCAACTGACAGAGTCTGAGTCGCTGGCGATCCGTACGGGGAGCAGTCTCCCCAATACACCAGGGTGGCTTGTTCGCTGCATTTCCAATCGTTATCCAGCTGTTTTCCCGCTGCAGGAGTTTGGGAATCAAATTCCTCAGGGGGACGAACTGTTATCGACGGTGGGTTCTAACAAATATCTCGATCTAGCGAGGCAGGCTCCACTCGCCGGGATTGGCCTGCACGATGTGGTTGTCGAGTGTCCTCATGATGAAACACATCTGAGCAGGCTCTCGATAGATCAAATCGGTCTGGTGATCAGTCTCTGGAGAGATCGCTTGCGTGCTTATATTCAGGATGGGCACCACTGGCAGTACGGGCTGATCTTCAAGAATCATGGACGACTTGCGGGAGCATCGCTCCCCCACAGCCATTCCCAGATGATGGCACTGCCTTTCGTACCACCTCGATTGCATAATGAATTTAACGCCTGCCGCGTCGAATATGAGACACGTCGAGTCTCCTTATGGAGCCAGTTAATCGAGCAGGAACAGTTACTCAAGCGACGCGTGGTTCAAAAGACCTCTCGATTTTTGGTGGTGGCGCCTTACGCCAGCCGCTTTCCGTTTGAACTGCGTATTCTGCCACTAAAGGCGCAAGCACATTTCAGTTCCATCACCGACGATGACTGCAAGGAACTTGCGACCCTGCTCAAACGATTGTTGATAGCGCTAGAAACAGTGGCACATGATCCGGATTACAATCTGGTGGTTCATATGGCACCACTTCGTGAGCAAGAGCTGTCAGCTTATCACTGGAGGCTCGAGATTTTGCCGCGTATGGGAGGAATTGCAGGCTTTGAATGGGGAACTGGTGCATTCATCAACGCTGTTCCGCCGGAAATCGCTGCTGCACAATATCGCGAAGCACTTTCCTGA
- a CDS encoding GNAT family N-acetyltransferase, with protein MQYYKRYRMELDLVQQPIESPVLPENYLWLPWQADRLEIHASVKSQSFRHEVDSHVFPCLADYYGCLRLMQEIALQRTFCPQATWLVGYQSVDHGIIECGTIQGICPSDYLGSIQNVGVVPGHRRLGIGKALVLKSIEGFRSAGRKRATLEVTATNFSAVELYRTLGFCITRTMYREAVDDSLLST; from the coding sequence GTGCAGTATTACAAGCGTTACCGCATGGAACTGGATCTGGTTCAGCAGCCAATTGAATCACCGGTATTGCCAGAGAATTATCTATGGCTACCGTGGCAGGCTGATCGACTTGAAATCCATGCCAGTGTGAAGTCGCAATCTTTTCGACATGAAGTCGACTCTCACGTTTTTCCTTGCCTGGCAGATTATTACGGCTGCCTGCGACTGATGCAGGAGATTGCACTTCAACGAACTTTCTGCCCTCAGGCAACGTGGCTGGTCGGTTATCAATCGGTCGATCACGGGATCATCGAATGCGGCACGATTCAGGGAATCTGCCCTTCAGATTATCTGGGTTCGATTCAGAATGTGGGAGTGGTTCCCGGACATCGCCGCTTGGGGATTGGCAAGGCACTGGTACTCAAGAGTATTGAAGGCTTTCGGTCAGCCGGGCGTAAACGCGCGACTCTGGAAGTGACTGCCACCAACTTCTCTGCAGTCGAACTTTATCGTACTCTGGGCTTTTGTATTACTCGCACGATGTATCGGGAAGCGGTCGACGACTCTCTCTTAAGCACATGA
- a CDS encoding DUF2237 family protein, whose protein sequence is MRTASNVLGTPLIPCGFDPLTGFYRDGCCNTGGDDTGLHLVCSEVTEEFLQFSKARGNDLVTPVPQWNFPGLKPGDRWCLCVVRWKEALEHGVAPPVILEATHISTLEFVTLDELNEHAVSSSD, encoded by the coding sequence ATGAGAACAGCCAGTAATGTCCTGGGTACTCCACTGATCCCCTGTGGTTTTGACCCATTGACGGGCTTCTATCGAGACGGTTGCTGCAATACCGGGGGTGACGACACGGGCCTGCATCTGGTTTGTTCAGAAGTCACCGAAGAATTTCTGCAGTTTTCCAAGGCGCGTGGTAATGATCTCGTGACGCCGGTTCCTCAGTGGAATTTTCCTGGATTAAAGCCCGGAGACCGCTGGTGTCTGTGTGTTGTCCGTTGGAAGGAAGCGCTCGAACACGGCGTCGCTCCTCCAGTGATTCTTGAAGCAACCCATATCTCGACACTCGAATTTGTGACACTCGACGAACTCAACGAGCATGCAGTGTCATCCAGTGACTGA
- a CDS encoding ThuA domain-containing protein: protein MFSATQSTFRFLTGFTPAIYSIIGALCLTAGFATSRLDAAEDYVVYEGGTGPGQGKHIVFLAGDEEYRSEECLPQLAKILAARHGFKCTVLFSIDESTGDINPQNGKSLSHPEAIDTADAFVMLLRFRQWPDETMARFIKAVEAGKPVIALRTSTHAFNYGGNSDSPFAKYGWNYSKAPEWKGGFGKQILGETWVAHHGHHKVEGTRGIIEPSQAEHPILRGVKDVFGDTDVYTANPPADATILMRGEVTKTLEPDSPAVEGKKNNPMQPIAWTRDHKHETGSTSRIFTTTMGSATDIQSEGVRRMIINAVYWGLGQEAAINPTSNVAFVGEFVPTMYGFGSYKKGIKPADLKMSPAELQQAASR from the coding sequence ATGTTCTCTGCAACTCAATCGACTTTTCGCTTCCTGACGGGATTCACTCCAGCGATCTATTCGATCATTGGAGCATTGTGCCTGACAGCAGGTTTCGCGACATCTCGCCTCGACGCCGCTGAAGACTATGTTGTCTACGAGGGTGGAACCGGCCCAGGTCAAGGAAAGCACATTGTTTTCCTGGCAGGCGATGAAGAATATCGCTCTGAAGAATGCCTTCCTCAACTGGCAAAAATTCTGGCAGCCCGCCATGGCTTCAAATGCACTGTGCTCTTCTCGATTGATGAGAGCACAGGGGATATCAATCCTCAAAACGGCAAGTCACTCAGTCATCCCGAAGCCATCGATACCGCTGATGCATTTGTGATGCTGCTGCGATTTCGTCAATGGCCAGATGAAACCATGGCTCGATTCATCAAGGCGGTCGAAGCTGGCAAACCAGTCATTGCGCTGCGTACAAGCACACACGCTTTCAACTATGGCGGTAACTCAGACAGCCCCTTTGCTAAATACGGCTGGAACTATTCGAAAGCTCCGGAATGGAAAGGCGGCTTTGGCAAGCAGATTCTGGGAGAAACCTGGGTGGCACATCATGGTCATCACAAAGTGGAAGGAACCCGAGGCATTATCGAGCCCTCACAAGCAGAACACCCGATTCTGCGAGGCGTGAAAGATGTCTTTGGCGATACCGATGTTTACACAGCCAATCCACCTGCCGATGCCACCATCCTGATGCGCGGGGAAGTGACCAAAACTCTGGAACCAGATTCACCCGCAGTGGAAGGGAAGAAAAACAATCCGATGCAGCCGATTGCCTGGACTCGTGACCACAAACATGAAACAGGCTCCACCAGTCGCATTTTCACGACGACTATGGGCTCAGCCACCGACATTCAAAGCGAAGGTGTCCGCAGGATGATCATCAATGCGGTCTATTGGGGACTGGGGCAGGAAGCCGCCATTAATCCTACCTCGAATGTGGCTTTTGTCGGCGAATTTGTACCGACTATGTATGGCTTTGGTTCCTACAAAAAGGGGATTAAACCCGCCGATCTGAAGATGTCTCCAGCAGAACTTCAACAGGCGGCCAGTCGTTAG